The genomic window AAGGTCCAATAGTTTTATTAGCATGTCCTGGAAAGTATAATAACAATTCCCTTggattctataaataaaaatcaaattgaatgcaaacaaaatatttgtagaattttgACGCACATAGTCTAacttttgtttcaatatatGACGAGTGAAATCAAACCCGTCTGTTGAGTTTTTATACTGAACACTGACCATACTCATCAGGGTTGGATAAATATCTAATGCAGTAATTAATACATGAGATTTATATGGTTGAATGAATCCACTCCAATGCATGAAAAGAGGAACTCTAACTCCACCTTCATAGGTTGTTCCTTTACCACAGCGGAAGGGTCCTGCACATCCTCCTTGTCCTTGACGTGATATGTTTGGgctttgaaatattcaaattttaactaaataaattgaGTGTTAAACTCTACCTTCTCACCCATTAGCTGAAGTAAAAATCACCAAGGTTTCAGTTAGGAGATCCGATTTTTTAAGGAACTGCATAATTTGTCCTATAGCATCATCCATTTCACTTAATGCATCTCCAAAACTCCCTCGAATAGATGTGTTGACAAACTTTAAACCTAATTgaaacaataatgattaatcGTATAggtcaaaaaggaaaaaagggtAGGGTTTGATAACGGAGTATGTAGATATGtgtttgcaaattttttggattCATTCAAGTTCATCagcattttaaattttaatttttggaaatatttttactctttcaTTAGATTTTTGTGAAAGAAGGAAACGCTGGAAAGTTGGCTTTTGTATCTactgagtttttttaaaaatagtaatgcCTAACGCATGTTTTTCTTACTTGAGGGATTCGCCATCTGTCAATacctatattttaatacaaaattaaagtgTGTtctaaaaaatactctttttattaagaatttcttATAGGAACGATCGAATAACGTTaaagctttttatattttagaaaatgctCATTTCAAGCATGGCTAAATGATCTTTTGTTTTATCAATGAGACACAAAAATGCtgaaaaacattactttataccaaagttaatagaaatgcaaggttatgtcatcatgtaatcgggattGCCAGAATTTCCAATTTGATgtaacagtaacagtcaaggaagggaatttatagctactcttggtaacatTTATACTCTTTCACGTCCCTATTAAAAAGCGTCCTGGAAGTCCTACATAAGAGAGAAAAACGTCATGGACTATGGAATAACCATTCATTTCTATCAACCTTACTTAATACATAGAGCGCAcactcttttcctttttttgaccaattaacggctatttttttctaattttctattagtagaataattatcaaatgaaaaggaatattgaaataaaagagtTGTGTAATGAATGTcctgagaaatttaaaaaatttgtttattagttattattttcataataactaataaatgttaaataaaaaaaaacagtaaggAAGCAAAAAAAGGAGTGCACTTATTTTATGAAGAGTAtaccttattttatataaacaaattggtaagagtttaaaaatacatctaaaaaaataaattatttggttaGTTAAAATAGTAAGTTCCCTCctcttatttcataattatacataCCAGCGAACTGTGGATCATGTGTCTGATGAAAAGCATAcgtaagaaaatatgaattgttcctatttgacttaataaattGAATCGCCCTGTTcgtatatttttgtgtcagtTTCGACAAATTAGTTGGTTGCTCCTTAATCCCATTATCCTCGAATAGTGGGCAAGGTACGAAATTGCTATTGCATGAACTTGAGCACTCTTTGTTTGGAAAACATTCTGTACATGGGCACATATCATGCGAGTAGGGAATGcctaaattgtttatataaatgataaaattagtataaatatactGGATTCATATAAATAACTCAATCATTACCATAATAAGAATCAAAGTTTTTTGATACAGTGGGCAAATACTCCGCATTTTTTCCAACCCCTAGATGCCA from Lepeophtheirus salmonis chromosome 1, UVic_Lsal_1.4, whole genome shotgun sequence includes these protein-coding regions:
- the LOC121117156 gene encoding arylsulfatase A codes for the protein MDWFYSIMIITLLSLDSIESKRKRPNIIMFVADDLGYGDLSYYGHPTSSTPHIDNIISKSMWFSNYYTTSPVSSPSRASLFTGEYPMRSGIYPGVFFPNSTGGLDPSKKTIMKELRDRFGYKSALIGKWHLGVGKNAEYLPTVSKNFDSYYGIPYSHDMCPCTECFPNKECSSSCNSNFVPCPLFEDNGIKEQPTNLSKLTQKYTNRAIQFIKSNRNNSYFLTYAFHQTHDPQFAGLKFVNTSIRGSFGDALSEMDDAIGQIMQFLKKSDLLTETLVIFTSANGPNISRQGQGGCAGPFRCGKGTTYEGGVRVPLFMHWSGFIQPYKSHVLITALDIYPTLMSMVSVQYKNSTDGFDFTRHILKQKLDYNPRELLLYFPGHANKTIGPYAVRYKNYKAHFYTEGNELSDGNNYDIACTKNANLTHQNPPLLYDLNLDPGERFPMNIHDNHDIILEIQYEAFKKLKTINWADGEMLKPNSNDAQPCSRKGCRNFPECCNTLSTYPTIMIV